The nucleotide window ggggggggacgagaggagggagggaaggagagagagagagagagagagagagagaggggacagacagaaggagggagggcacgagagagagatgggatggactgagggaaggagggggagagacagagagagagagggggtgggggggacaagaggagggggggaaggagagagagagagagagagacggggacggacagaaggagggagggagggcacgAGAAAGAGATGGGAtggactgagggaaggaggggggggcgagagagagagagagagaattatgtGCGTGTGTTGAATTATGCAGCGTCAGATACATTTAATTTATGATTTGTCAAAACCAAGCATGAATCTTGTATTGGAAATGTGTTAAATTACATAATTTCTGCAACATTCATGTCATTGCTGTTGCACGAAATATGTCATGTCAGCTAActtgttttatttgtatttttttgtattccTTTTTTTATGCCAGATAGCAAATACAAATCTGCAAACTACTTCATTCCAGTAGGTGGCGCCAACTACAACGCCTTTTCTGAGTTTGCCCAGTATGCCATCGAGTTTCTTTGGTTtgcttccctcttcctcctcgcGAGAGCCGCCAAGACCCCAGCCACAGGTTGAAAGCATGGGTGCTAGCTGTTGCTAGCTAGTTTTGTATGATTGCGTGACAAAAATACAACATTTTAAAACTTTGCTATTAAACTTGTTTAATCGTTATAGTGATATCATCTAAGGACCAGCTACAAGATGAGTTTACTCGCTAAAATAGCAGAAATTGAGGCCGAGGTAAGTTCGTTAACGGTCGCGAATGCTAGCTAACGCGTTAGCTGTGAATCACATTTTTGTTTGGCCAATTGACTAGatggctagctagttggctaaaTTTAACTTGGCTAATCAAGGCCTTACAATGGATTTCTCCTTATAAAAAATGAATAGAACCATAATATGATGTCAGACACCTGAGTCTGAGCATAGTTGTGTGTTATTGTGCTTTTAATGTAAGCTAGAGGGTACTGTagattagctagctaacgttatattGTTGGCAGGGTAACAAACTAGCTATTTAAACACCAGTAGCATGCTAACCGGCGCCGGTACGTATAGAATCACGCCGGAGATCCCCAGCTTTGACAGATTGTAATTCACCCCGGTGTCGTGATGACAATGTTTTCTTTGTGATCAGTCGAAAGCCAGCCATCGCAATAACTTGGCTCTGGACAAGTAGGCCTAGCTAATATTATAGTTCtgcctgttgtcatattgtgttgaaTATGAATGATTTAAACATCCTCTGTCTGTGTTGGGTAGATGGCTCGGACTCAGAAGAACAAGGCCACGTCTAACCACTTGGGGTTGCTCAAAGCTCGCCTGGCCAAGATGAGGAGAGAACTTATCACACCAAAGGGAGGCAGTGGAGGAGGCACAGGGGAAGGTGAGTCCTGACTCGTGATCATCATATTTTGTGTCGATAAGTTGAGGTGGACAAGATCTTGTCATATTGTAATAAATACTAATGTGTCACTCTTTGTTGTATAGGTTTTGATGTGGCAAAAACAGGTGATGCCCGTATCGGGTTTGTAGGGTTCCCCTCAGTGGGCAAGTCTACTTTGCTAAGTAACCTGGCAGGGGTGTACTCTGAGGTGGCGGCCTATGAGTTCACCACCCTCACCACAGTACCAGGAGTGATCCGCTACAAGGGTGCCAAAATACAGGTACTTTTATGTGCATCCTACACCTCAGCTTAAAGGGAAAATCCACTCTAAAACTATGTTTAACTTTCAAGAAGACAAGTGTCACTTCCACATCATCatgcttcttgaaagtccaatatcttgaaaacttgactgctgacgtgtaaaacattttgggactgtatcaacaggggACTAATGAAGAAAATACCAAAATATGTATTTTGGATGGCGTTTTCCTTTACGGCCAATAGAGGACAATATGTACTTACAGTGATAATTGGTATTTTTGCTACTTGTACTTTTTACTTAATTTGTGGTTGTTTTGCAGGAGATGTTTCAGTATTTCTATGTTTATTCCACCTTTGTGTCTCCAAGCTCCTGGATCTCCCAGGTATCATCGAGGGGGCCAAAGATGGCAAGGGTAGAGGACGACAGGTCATCGCAGGTGAGAGCCATCAGTGAATCATCAGAACCATACACAAACATGTCACAATCACACCTTGAAGGTAGTTTGTAACTGTGGTCTTTCTTTTCCCAGTGGCTCGAACCTGCAACCTGATCCTCATAGTGTTGGATGTTCTAAAGCCTCTGGGCCACAAGAAGCTGATTGAACACGAGCTGGAAGGCTTTGGAATCCGCCTCAACAAGAAGCCGCCCAACATCGGCTTCAAGAAGAAGGACAAAGGAGGCATCAACTTCACCGTCACAGTACGTCTGTTTAATACATCACTTTCACGTCCAGCTCAACCTgttcccatttctctctctcttcacagctCTATCTCTGGAAGTAGTTTCTTCTTTTATCCCTCTCATTTCATTTCAATGGGCTTACGCTGGTGTTCTTCCTTTCTTGCTCCTTCTCCAGTGTCCACAGAGTGAGCTGGACGGTGACGCAGTGAAGAGCATCCTGGCCGAGTACAAGATCCACAACGCTGACATCACCCTGCGCAGTGACTCCACGGCTGATGACCTCATCGACGTGGTGGAGGGAAACCGGTAAGCAGCTGAGCACTTCTACAAACTCAGGGATGTAATTTTTTGAGTTTTTAAAAATTCTTAATCCTCAATTAATCAATGATTAGATCCAATCTATACCCCCTAGCCAAAGTCCCGCTATAC belongs to Oncorhynchus keta strain PuntledgeMale-10-30-2019 chromosome 9, Oket_V2, whole genome shotgun sequence and includes:
- the drg1 gene encoding developmentally-regulated GTP-binding protein 1, whose translation is MSLLAKIAEIEAEMARTQKNKATSNHLGLLKARLAKMRRELITPKGGSGGGTGEGFDVAKTGDARIGFVGFPSVGKSTLLSNLAGVYSEVAAYEFTTLTTVPGVIRYKGAKIQLLDLPGIIEGAKDGKGRGRQVIAVARTCNLILIVLDVLKPLGHKKLIEHELEGFGIRLNKKPPNIGFKKKDKGGINFTVTCPQSELDGDAVKSILAEYKIHNADITLRSDSTADDLIDVVEGNRVYIPCIYVLNKIDQISIEELDIIYKVPHCVPISAHSRWNFDDLLEKMWDYLHLVRIYTKPKGQLPDYTSPVVLPTEHTAVEDFCLKIHKSLLKELKYALVWGASVKHNPQKVGKDHVMEDEDVIQLVKK